A single region of the Streptococcus sanguinis genome encodes:
- the spxR gene encoding CBS-HotDog domain-containing transcription factor SpxR — translation MSKHQEILTYLENLPIGKRVSVRSISNYLGVSDGTAYRAIKEAENRGIVETRPRSGTVRVKSKKVVLEHLTYKEIVDITGSEVLAGEDGLEKEFNKFSIGAMTEQNILHYLTEGGLLIVGDRTKIQLLALENENAVLITGGFEVSSEVLKMANLLNIPVLRTKHDTYTVATMINRALSNMQIKTDILTVEQVYRSSHEYGFLHDTDTVRDYLDLVRRNRASRFPVINQQQMLVGVVTMRDAGDKSPLTTLDKVMTKNVFMTGLSANIANISQRMIAEDFEMIPVVRSNQTLLGVITRRDIMEKMSRSQISSLPTFSEQVGQKISRQDDLFSFTVEPFMLEQNGVLANGVLTEILTRITQQLMVNSGRSLIIDQLMIYFFQAVQIDDLLHIQPRIIRQTRRTAIIDFEMYLEAMLVAKATITVKIN, via the coding sequence ATGAGTAAGCATCAGGAAATTTTAACCTATCTTGAAAATCTTCCAATTGGCAAGAGGGTCAGTGTCCGCAGTATTTCAAACTATCTGGGAGTTAGTGATGGTACAGCCTATCGAGCTATCAAGGAAGCGGAGAACCGAGGTATTGTTGAGACCAGGCCTCGGAGTGGTACGGTTCGGGTCAAGTCCAAGAAAGTTGTCTTGGAGCATCTGACCTACAAGGAAATTGTTGATATTACTGGCTCAGAAGTATTGGCTGGAGAAGATGGTCTAGAAAAAGAGTTTAATAAGTTCTCCATCGGAGCCATGACGGAGCAGAATATCCTGCACTATCTGACAGAGGGTGGTCTCTTGATTGTTGGAGACCGGACGAAAATTCAGCTCTTGGCTCTGGAAAATGAGAATGCGGTGTTGATTACTGGAGGTTTTGAAGTCAGCTCGGAAGTTCTGAAGATGGCTAATTTGCTCAATATACCGGTTCTCAGGACCAAGCACGATACCTACACTGTTGCAACCATGATTAATCGTGCCCTGTCCAATATGCAGATCAAGACCGATATATTAACAGTGGAGCAGGTCTATCGCTCCAGCCACGAGTACGGCTTCTTGCATGATACTGATACTGTTCGTGACTATCTGGACTTGGTTCGTCGCAATCGTGCCAGCCGGTTTCCGGTTATCAACCAGCAACAGATGCTGGTGGGAGTAGTAACCATGCGGGACGCGGGGGATAAGTCTCCTCTGACAACCTTGGACAAGGTCATGACGAAAAATGTCTTTATGACAGGCCTATCTGCCAATATTGCCAATATCAGCCAGCGCATGATTGCAGAAGATTTTGAAATGATACCAGTAGTGCGCAGCAACCAGACCTTGCTGGGTGTGATTACGAGGCGGGACATTATGGAAAAAATGAGCCGTTCTCAGATTTCCAGCCTGCCGACTTTCAGTGAGCAAGTGGGACAGAAGATTAGCCGTCAGGATGATTTGTTTTCCTTTACTGTTGAGCCATTTATGCTGGAGCAAAATGGTGTGCTGGCCAACGGTGTGCTGACAGAAATTTTGACTCGGATTACCCAGCAGCTCATGGTCAACAGCGGCCGCAGCCTGATAATCGACCAGCTGATGATTTATTTCTTTCAGGCGGTCCAGATTGATGACCTGCTGCATATCCAGCCGCGTATTATCCGTCAGACTAGGCGGACAGCCATTATTGACTTTGAGATGTATTTGGAAGCGATGCTGGTTGCCAAAGCCACGATTACAGTGAAAATTAATTAA
- a CDS encoding methionyl aminopeptidase yields the protein MITLKSQREIDLMDKSGDFLASVHIGLRDLIKPGIDMWDIEEYVRKRCKEDNALPLQIGVEGSVMDYPYATCCSLNDEVAHAFPRHQKLVEGDVISVDMVVGLVDKAELDVSKLDFDNVAEMKQHTESFRGGVADSCWTYAVGKISPEAQQLMDVTKECLYRGIAAAKVGNRIGDIGAAIQEYAESHGYGVVRDLVGHGVGPTMHEEPMVPHYGRAGRGLRLREGMVLTIEPMINTGTWEIDTDFETGWAHKTLDGGLSCQYEHQFVITKDGPVILTSQGEEGTY from the coding sequence ATGATTACTTTAAAATCACAGCGTGAAATTGACTTGATGGACAAGAGTGGAGATTTTCTGGCTTCTGTCCATATTGGTTTGAGAGACTTGATTAAGCCAGGCATTGACATGTGGGACATCGAAGAGTATGTCCGCAAGCGTTGTAAAGAAGACAATGCCCTGCCTCTGCAAATTGGTGTTGAAGGCTCTGTCATGGACTATCCTTATGCGACCTGCTGCTCTCTTAATGACGAGGTAGCCCATGCCTTTCCCCGTCATCAGAAGCTGGTAGAAGGTGATGTCATCAGCGTTGATATGGTGGTTGGCTTGGTCGATAAGGCAGAGCTGGATGTGTCCAAGCTAGATTTTGACAATGTAGCAGAGATGAAGCAGCACACAGAGAGCTTCCGGGGCGGTGTGGCAGACTCTTGCTGGACCTATGCAGTAGGGAAGATTAGCCCAGAGGCTCAGCAGCTGATGGATGTGACTAAGGAATGTCTCTATCGTGGAATTGCGGCTGCTAAGGTTGGCAATCGTATTGGTGACATTGGCGCAGCTATTCAGGAATACGCTGAAAGTCATGGCTATGGCGTTGTGCGAGATTTGGTGGGGCACGGTGTTGGCCCAACTATGCATGAGGAGCCTATGGTGCCGCATTACGGTCGAGCAGGACGCGGCTTGCGCTTGCGTGAGGGGATGGTTCTGACCATTGAGCCCATGATCAATACAGGTACCTGGGAAATTGATACGGACTTTGAGACCGGCTGGGCACATAAAACGCTGGATGGCGGCCTGTCCTGTCAGTATGAGCATCAGTTTGTCATTACAAAAGATGGACCTGTCATTCTGACCAGCCAGGGAGAAGAAGGGACTTATTAG